A genomic region of Rhipicephalus sanguineus isolate Rsan-2018 chromosome 3, BIME_Rsan_1.4, whole genome shotgun sequence contains the following coding sequences:
- the LOC125757610 gene encoding MIF4G domain-containing protein-like: protein MADSGAFIKGLLSSCNELFGNRAELMGPLEKAENMPMRWTPYVTFVAKLLQAFDASGAGDTIVDGDDEMPDGSGRSAARQLAFLLSSCFQTILRPPSLGSVAEMECLKSAMAATGKAVQRMEPHLMRMLMARMRDAFLEAGTSVRMRKILLELIDLHGSGWQLTPAQQMYYDPARSFQRRE from the exons ATGGCGGACAGTGGGGCCTTCATCAAGGGCCTGCTGAGCAGCTGCAACGAGTTGTTCGGGAATCGGGCCGAGCTGATGGGCCCCCTCGAGAAAGCGGAGAACATGCCGATGCGCTGGACGCCCTACGTCACTTTCGTGGCCAAGCTCCTGCAGGCGTTTGACGCTTCTGGCGCCGGTGACACCATCGTTGACGGCGATGACGAGATGCCGGACGGATCCGGGAGGAGTGCGGCACGCCAGCTGGCCTTTCTGCTGAGCAGCTGCTTCCAGACCATCTTGCGCCCTCCATCACTGGGCAGCGTCGCTGAG ATGGAGTGTCTGAAATCGGCCATGGCAGCCACTGGCAAAGCCGTGCAACGTATGGAGCCCCACCTGATGCGCATGCTGATGGCTCGAATGCGCGACGCCTTCCTTGAAGCTGGCACGTCGGTGCGCATGCGCAAGATCCTGCTGGAACTGATTGACCTGCACGGTTCAGGGTGGCAGCTGACACCCGCCCAGCAGATGTACTACGATCCCGCCAGGTCATTCCAGCGTCGCGAATGA